One Mycolicibacterium fortuitum subsp. fortuitum genomic window carries:
- a CDS encoding DUF3824 domain-containing protein translates to MTGPDPWGTPPHYPPPAGNFGGQQFPPTPGSPNSGGGPSWGQPAPPPMYGGGASQSTPDYGVPMPGYGALPHAPSGGTGWRRRWPLVSLVVGACGIGLAFAPPPAGWVGAVAGVFGIIAAVIGWLRRERVHDESVLPTVLGGGLSAIAIAIVIGMGFVYGGSEVVSAAGDGLDVEIGNYEFDFQPASDGYEDRVVNNRLKVKVTSKSATGGQFSLAIGAYEGDSNNQIKADRTVLDLAPGASQDIEMFTGPVSKERADELKGANFRVIDVMTPGL, encoded by the coding sequence ATGACCGGACCAGACCCGTGGGGCACCCCGCCTCACTATCCGCCGCCGGCGGGCAACTTTGGCGGGCAACAGTTCCCACCCACCCCCGGGTCCCCGAATTCCGGTGGTGGTCCATCGTGGGGTCAGCCCGCACCCCCACCTATGTACGGCGGTGGGGCGTCGCAGTCGACCCCGGATTACGGAGTCCCGATGCCCGGGTACGGCGCGCTGCCCCATGCGCCGAGCGGCGGGACCGGTTGGCGGCGAAGGTGGCCGCTGGTCTCCCTGGTGGTCGGCGCCTGCGGAATAGGACTGGCCTTCGCGCCGCCACCGGCGGGATGGGTAGGTGCGGTTGCCGGCGTCTTCGGGATCATTGCCGCCGTCATTGGATGGTTGCGGCGGGAACGCGTACACGACGAATCGGTGCTTCCAACGGTTCTCGGCGGCGGCTTGTCCGCCATCGCCATCGCCATCGTGATCGGTATGGGGTTCGTCTACGGCGGGTCCGAGGTCGTATCAGCGGCCGGCGACGGCCTTGACGTCGAGATCGGTAACTATGAGTTTGATTTCCAACCCGCCTCCGACGGCTACGAGGATCGAGTCGTGAACAACCGATTGAAGGTGAAGGTGACGAGTAAGTCGGCGACCGGCGGACAATTCTCGTTGGCGATCGGAGCCTATGAGGGCGACTCCAACAATCAGATCAAGGCCGACCGGACTGTCTTGGATTTGGCTCCGGGTGCTTCGCAAGACATCGAGATGTTCACCGGGCCGGTGAGCAAGGAACGAGCCGACGAGCTCAAGGGCGCCAATTTCAGGGTGATCGATGTCATGACACCAGGTCTCTGA
- the gatC gene encoding Asp-tRNA(Asn)/Glu-tRNA(Gln) amidotransferase subunit GatC — MSKISRDEVAHLARLARLALTDDELDSFAGQLDAILGHVSQIQSVDVTGVEATDNPLKDVNVSRPDVVVPCLTQEEALAAAPRAEDGRFAVPRILGEGE, encoded by the coding sequence GTGTCGAAGATCTCCCGAGACGAGGTTGCCCATCTGGCGCGTCTGGCGCGTCTGGCGCTGACCGATGACGAACTGGACAGTTTCGCCGGCCAGCTGGATGCCATCCTCGGCCATGTCAGCCAGATCCAGTCCGTCGACGTCACCGGTGTGGAGGCGACGGACAACCCGCTGAAGGACGTGAATGTCAGCCGCCCTGACGTCGTGGTGCCATGCCTGACGCAGGAGGAGGCGCTGGCCGCGGCACCGCGCGCCGAAGACGGCCGCTTCGCCGTGCCGCGGATTCTCGGAGAGGGTGAATGA
- the gatA gene encoding Asp-tRNA(Asn)/Glu-tRNA(Gln) amidotransferase subunit GatA — translation MSELIRRDAATLGAQIAAKEVSSTEVTQAHLDQIAETDERFNAFLHVAADAALAEAGRIDAAVAAGETLPSPLAGVPLALKDVFTATDMPTTAGSKILEGWRAPYDATVTAKLRAAGIPILGKTNMDEFAMGSSTENSAYGPTRNPWNTERVPGGSGGGSAAALAAYQAPLAIGTDTGGSIRQPAALTATVGVKPTYGTVSRYGLIACASSLDQGGPCARTVLDTALLHQVIAGHDPRDSTSVDAPVPDVVGAARAGAQGDLKGVRVGVVKQLRGEGYQPGVLESFNAAVAQLTALGAEVSEVDCPHFDHAMDAYYLILPSEVSSNLARFDAMRFGLRVGDDGTHSAEEVMALTRAAGFGPEVKRRIMIGTYALSAGYYDAYYNQAQKVRTLIARDLEQAYQNVDVLVSPATPTTAFRLGEKVDDPLAMYLFDLCTLPLNLAGHCGMSVPSGLSPDDGLPVGLQIMAPALADDRLYRVGAAYEAARGPLPSAL, via the coding sequence ATGAGTGAGCTGATCCGTCGCGATGCGGCGACCCTGGGTGCTCAGATCGCGGCCAAGGAGGTCTCCTCGACCGAGGTGACACAGGCCCATCTCGACCAGATCGCCGAGACCGACGAGCGCTTCAACGCCTTCCTGCACGTGGCCGCGGATGCCGCGCTGGCCGAGGCCGGCCGGATCGACGCCGCCGTCGCCGCGGGGGAGACGTTGCCGTCGCCGCTGGCCGGGGTGCCGCTGGCACTCAAGGACGTCTTCACCGCCACCGACATGCCGACCACCGCGGGATCCAAGATCCTCGAAGGCTGGCGGGCGCCGTACGACGCGACCGTGACCGCCAAACTGCGCGCCGCGGGAATCCCGATCCTCGGCAAGACCAACATGGACGAATTCGCCATGGGGTCCTCGACCGAGAACTCGGCCTACGGCCCGACCCGTAACCCGTGGAACACCGAGCGGGTGCCCGGCGGCTCCGGCGGCGGTAGTGCCGCGGCGCTTGCCGCCTACCAGGCGCCGCTGGCCATCGGCACCGACACCGGCGGTTCGATCCGTCAGCCGGCCGCGCTGACCGCAACGGTCGGCGTCAAGCCGACGTACGGGACGGTCTCGCGTTATGGCCTGATCGCCTGCGCATCCTCGCTGGACCAGGGCGGTCCGTGTGCGCGCACGGTGCTCGACACCGCGCTGCTGCATCAGGTGATCGCCGGGCATGACCCGCGTGATTCCACCTCCGTGGACGCTCCGGTGCCCGATGTGGTGGGTGCCGCCCGGGCCGGTGCGCAGGGCGATCTCAAGGGCGTGCGGGTCGGTGTGGTCAAGCAGCTGCGCGGCGAGGGTTACCAACCCGGCGTGCTGGAGTCGTTCAACGCCGCGGTCGCGCAGCTGACGGCGCTCGGCGCCGAGGTCAGTGAGGTCGACTGCCCGCACTTCGACCACGCGATGGACGCCTACTACCTGATCCTGCCCTCGGAGGTGTCGAGCAACCTCGCGCGCTTCGACGCCATGCGGTTCGGCCTGCGGGTCGGCGACGACGGCACGCACAGCGCCGAAGAGGTCATGGCCCTGACCCGGGCCGCCGGATTCGGCCCGGAGGTCAAGCGCCGGATCATGATCGGCACCTACGCGTTGTCGGCGGGCTACTACGACGCCTACTACAACCAGGCGCAGAAGGTGCGGACGTTGATCGCCCGCGACCTGGAGCAGGCCTACCAGAACGTGGACGTGCTGGTGTCTCCCGCGACCCCGACGACCGCATTCCGGCTGGGGGAGAAGGTCGACGATCCCCTGGCCATGTACCTGTTCGACCTGTGCACGCTGCCGCTGAACCTGGCCGGACACTGCGGCATGTCGGTGCCGTCGGGCCTGTCACCTGATGACGGCCTGCCGGTCGGCCTGCAGATCATGGCGCCGGCGCTGGCCGATGACCGGCTGTACCGGGTCGGTGCGGCCTACGAGGCGGCCCGCGGTCCGCTGCCCAGCGCGTTGTAG
- a CDS encoding ATP-dependent 6-phosphofructokinase, with protein sequence MRIGVLTGGGDCPGLNAVIRAVVRTCDQRYGSSVVGFLDGWRGLLEDRRIQLANDDRNDRLLAKGGTMLGTARVNPDKLRAGLDQIKQTLEDNGIDVLIPIGGEGTLTAAHWLSEENVPVVGVPKTIDNDIDCTDVTFGHDTALQVATEAIDRLHSTAESHQRVMLVEVMGRHAGWIALNAGLASGAHMTLIPEQPFDVEEVCRLVKKRFQHGSSHFICVVAEGAKPAEGTMQLRQGGMDEFGHEKFTGVAQQLALEVEKRIKKDVRVTVLGHVQRGGTPTAYDRVLATRFGVNAADAAHAGEFGMMVSLQGQRIGRVSLADATRHLKLVPQSRYDDAAEFFG encoded by the coding sequence ATGCGCATCGGAGTTCTCACCGGCGGTGGTGACTGTCCTGGCCTGAACGCGGTGATCCGGGCGGTGGTGCGTACCTGCGACCAGCGCTATGGCTCGTCGGTGGTCGGATTTCTCGACGGCTGGCGAGGGTTGCTGGAGGATCGCCGCATCCAGTTGGCCAACGACGATCGCAACGATCGGCTGCTGGCCAAGGGTGGAACCATGCTGGGCACCGCGCGCGTCAACCCGGACAAGCTGCGGGCCGGCCTGGACCAGATCAAGCAGACTCTCGAAGACAACGGGATCGACGTATTGATCCCGATCGGCGGTGAAGGCACGCTGACGGCTGCGCACTGGCTGTCCGAGGAGAACGTGCCGGTGGTCGGGGTGCCGAAGACCATCGACAACGACATCGATTGCACGGACGTAACTTTCGGCCACGACACGGCCCTTCAGGTGGCAACCGAGGCGATCGACCGGCTGCACAGCACCGCCGAATCGCACCAGCGCGTGATGCTGGTGGAGGTGATGGGCCGCCATGCCGGCTGGATCGCGCTCAACGCCGGATTGGCCTCGGGTGCGCACATGACGCTCATCCCCGAGCAACCGTTCGACGTCGAGGAAGTGTGCCGGCTGGTCAAGAAGCGGTTCCAGCACGGATCGTCGCACTTCATCTGCGTGGTGGCCGAAGGTGCGAAACCGGCCGAGGGCACCATGCAGTTGCGCCAGGGCGGAATGGACGAGTTCGGACACGAGAAATTCACCGGCGTGGCACAGCAATTGGCGCTGGAGGTCGAGAAGCGCATCAAGAAGGATGTGCGGGTGACGGTACTCGGCCATGTTCAGCGCGGCGGTACGCCGACGGCCTACGACCGGGTGCTCGCCACCCGGTTCGGCGTGAACGCCGCCGACGCCGCGCATGCCGGCGAGTTCGGGATGATGGTGTCGTTGCAGGGGCAGCGCATCGGTCGGGTGTCCCTGGCCGATGCGACCCGCCACCTCAAATTGGTGCCGCAGTCCCGTTATGACGATGCCGCCGAGTTCTTCGGTTAG
- a CDS encoding DoxX family protein, with protein MWPPVRWAAAAGLVFFFVCAVCTHVLARDYSAQFALAIGFLALNTGTLALSLT; from the coding sequence GTGTGGCCGCCGGTCAGATGGGCCGCCGCGGCGGGTCTGGTGTTCTTCTTCGTGTGCGCGGTCTGCACCCATGTGCTGGCGCGCGATTACAGCGCCCAATTTGCTTTGGCGATAGGGTTTCTGGCGCTCAACACTGGGACGCTGGCACTTTCGCTGACCTAA